The Candidatus Thermoplasmatota archaeon genomic interval CCCTTCGCCCCCCGTGGACCCCACCACGGCGGCCTATCTCGTCCTGAAGTCGATCCACGTCATCGCGGCGTCGCTCTTCCTCGGCTACTGGGTGTTCGCGGCGTACTGGAAGGTCTCCACGGACCGCGCGCGCGACCTGCGGGTCATCGCCGCGACGTCGGACCGCCTCCTGCGGGCGGATCGGGCCTTCGTGCTCCCCACGGCGCTCGTCCTCTTCGTGACGGGCTACGTCATCGTGCGGCCGCTCGGGTACTACGGCGGCGCGATCGCGGAGGCGCCGTTCGCGCTCTACGGCCTCTTCATCCTGTTCGGCATCGTCGCGCTCTGGTACTTCGCGGTGAAGCCGGTCGGCGTCAAGCTCGCGGACATCGCGGACGGCGCCGTCGCATCCGACGCGCGCGAGCCGACCCCGGAGTACATCGCGTCGAGCGCGACGTGGCTCCTGCTCGTCGCCCTCATCGTCCTCGCGACGCTCGTCTCGGCCATTCTCATGGTGTGGCGACCCGGGTCGTGATCACGCCTTCCGGTGGACCGCGAACCAGCGCGTGAGGCTCTTGTGCACGCGCCACGGGTGCAGGAGTTCCAAATCGAGGTGGCGCTCCCCGACGCGCGCAAGCGCTTCGCTCGGGTACGTGGCCGCGACGCGGCCGCCCGGCGCGAGCACGTCCGCGGCGCCCGCGAAGAAGCGTTCGTACAAATCTTCGATGGGCTCTCGCTGCAGGCTCGCCGCGCGGCCGAAGGGCGGGTCGGTGACGATGGCGTCGACCCGCGGCGCGACTTCGCGCATGCGCCCCACGTCGGCCGCGACGTACGTCGCGTCGGCAGCGAGGCCGAAATGGGCGAGCGTGATCCGCGTGCCTTCGACCATCCTCGCGTCGACGTCGCTCGCGACGATGCGCGCTCCCACGAGCGCGGCTTCGAGGAGCATGCCGCCCGTGCCGGAGAAGGGGTCGTACACGAGGTCTCCCGGCTTCACGCGCGCGAGGTTCACGAGCGCGCGGACGTGCCTCGGATGCAGCGAGACGGGCGAGAAGAAGGGACGGTGCCTCACCGCGCGCGCGTCGAAGGGCTTGCGGTCGACGCGCTTCACGAGCGCGCCGACGTGGGCGTGTTCGCCGAGGACGATGCGCACCTCGACGTCGGGCGATCCGAGATCCACGACGCCCGTCTCGGCGAGAACGGCGCCCGCGGAGCGAGCGGTGTCCTCAAGCGGCAGTTCGGGGTGGAGGCCGAGCATGCGCGTCCCGCGCACCGCGAAGCGCGCCCCCTCGAGGTTCACCTGGGCGAGCGGGGGCAGGATCGCGCGCGGCGTCGCCGCGGCCGTGTACCAGTGCGCGCTCACCGCGTGGAGGAGCCCGGCGCGATCGGCGATGGCCTTCGCGTCGAGGTCGTCGGCGACGTCGACGAGGATCGCGAGCGCGTCGCGTTCAGCTTCGGTCCCGCCTCCAAGCACGTCGAGGATCGCGAGCGCCTCGGCTCGGGCGAGTTCGGGGTGCTCGCCGGAGAGCTCCAGGACGAGGCGCACGCGGCCCGAGCGTCTCGTCGACCTTAAAACCCGCCGCGCCGATCACGCCGCGTGCGGCTGACCGTCCTCGGGAACGCGGACCGCTACCTCGCGCCGCAGGCCGAGGGTTCGGCCTACCTCGTCGAGGCCGCGGGCCGGCGCGTTCTCCTCGATTGCGGCCACGGAACGCTCGCGCGCGTGCCGGAACCGGAAACTCTTGATGCGGTCGTGATCTCGCACTTCCACTACGATCACGTGATCGACCTCGCGCCGCTCATGAAGTGCCTCCGCGCGGGGACGACGCTCGTGGTTCCGCCGGGCGGCCGCGAAGCGCTCGACCGCTACGCGCGGGCGTTCGAATTCCGGGGGGCGTTCGATGCGCCGGGGCCCGTTTTCGAGGCAGCCGCGGGGGCGGAATTGGCCCTCGAAGCCGGGAGCCTGCTCCTCAAGTTCGCGGCCACCGAACACGGGGTCCCTTCTTTTGCGACCCGCGTCGAGGGCGACCGCCGGTCGCTCGTGTACGCCTCCGATACCGCCCGGTGCGCCGCGCTCGGCCGCCTCGCCCGCGACGCCGATGTCCTCCTCGCGCACACGCTCCTGCCGTCGGTCGAGTCGGGATCCGATCACGCCCGTCGCCATCTGACGGCGCGCTCCGCCGCCGACCTCGCGCGCGATGCGCGGTCGGGGGCTCTCCTTCTCAGCCACCGCTTCCACGAGGTGCCGCGCGCGGCCTATCTCGAAGCCGCGCCCTCCGCCCTCCTCGCGGAAACCGGGCGGACCTACGAGATCTAGCTCGCGAGCCTTATGCCGCGCGCGGGGCATCGCCAATCGTGGCGACGGGCCTTGCGGACCCCTGCAGCCGATGCGGGCGCACGCTTTTGGAGCTCCGCGCGGTCGTCGGCAAGGAGGCCTTGCGCGGGAGCGCGCCGCTTTGCAGCATTCCCGCCTGTCCGCTCGTCGGGCGCGTGGCGGGCCTCGCGTCGGCCATGCCGCCGGGCGCCCGGGATCTCCAGGGGCCGTCGCCCCCCGCGGTCTTCGTGGGGCGGCATGGTTATCCGAACGTCGCGGTCGGTCCGCTCCTGCCCCCTTCGCCGGAGCTCGATCCGCGCCTGTCGGCGACGCCCCGCGACTGGCTTGACCTCGACATCGCGGCGACGCTCGCGATGCGCGCGCGGCTCGTCCGCTCGAAATCGGTCGTCGCGGTCGACGCGCCGCGCGATGCCTCGCGCGCGCTTGACGTGGCGCGCGAGCTCGCGATGTCCGAATCGCCGGTCGACACGGAGGTGACGCTCGCGAAGCCGCGGGCGCTCGACCTCTCGCCGCGCGTCGACGGCATCGCGACGCCGATGGGTCCTAGCGTCGACGTGGTGAGGGCGCGCCTCACGGCGAGCCCGAAGGTTCCGCGCCGGGTCGACGCCGCGGTGGGCGACGTCCACGCGACGGCTTCGGACGTCGCCTGGGAGATGTACGACGCGGGCGTGAGCCCTTACCACATCAGCCGCGTGCTCTCGGTCGGGCTCCTCGGGGAGGCCGCGCGGCGCAGGCTCGTCCCGACGCGATGGAGCATCACCGCGACGGATGATCTCCTGGGCAAGGAGCTCATCGAATCGGTGAAAACGATGGAGACGATCGGCGGGATCGAGTACCGCGCCGCGTCCCTCCACGGAAACCACTTCCACGTCATCCTTCTTCCGCGCGCCTGGAGCTACGAGATGATCGAGGCGTGGGCGACGGGCCGCGGATTCGACACGGCCGTCGACCGCGAGGGGCACTCCGGACGGACCGCCTACGCATCGAACATCACGGGCGCGTACTACGCCGCGCGGCTTTCGATCCTCGAGCACTTGCGCGATCGCGCGCGGCAGGCCGCCGGCTTCGTGTATCGCGAGATCACGGAGGATTACTGGGCTCCGCTCGGCGTTTGGGTGATCCGCGAGGGGGTCCGGCTCGCGATGGAATCGAAGCCGCTCGCGTTCGGGGAGGTGCCGGCCGCGGTCGCGCACGTCCTGCGCCGTTCCCGGTGCCGCGATTGGCCGCGCGAGGCGAAGCTCCTCCAAGAGACCGCGACGCAGAGGACCCTCCGCGATTTCCTCGACGCCTCGGGCGCGCGCCGGTCTTGACGGGTCTGCCCATGGACCTTGCGCGGCCTCCCGGGAAGGTTCAAGCCTCCCGTCGTCGCCTCGTCAACAAGGCTCAAATACCGACGCCTTCGGTTGAGCCCTTGAACATGTCCCGCGCGCTCGTCGTCGTCGTGCTGCTCGCCGCCGCCGTCGCGAGCGCGGGCTGTCTCGGCGCGAAGTCGCCCGCGGCCGGCAGGCCCATCGAGGACGTGAAGCCGCAGACGACGCCGTCCACGCCGACGGCGCCCGTCGTACCGACGCGCCCGCCGCCGGAGGAGCGGTGGCACTTCCACAACTACTGGGGCTCGACTCCCAACATCACGCTTCTCGACGGCCCCGTCTCCATCCCGCTCACGCCGCCGAAGCGCGACGCGACGGGCGTGCGCGCGGGGGAGGTCTTCGTCGGTCTCGAGCATGGCAAGATCGTTCCGCCCGAAACCGGAGCGATCCTCGTCACGATCAACTGGAGCGCCGGCGGCTCGCTGCCCGCGCGTCTCAATCTGTCGTATCGTCCCGCGAACGCGGAGAACTTCACGAGCGTCGGCCCCGTGAAGCCCGGGAACACGACGTCCATCTTCGTGTGGGACGCGATGACGGACATCCCGCACCGCGGCCGCAGCGTCTGGACGTTCCACCTGACGGGCGAACCCGATCGCGCGGGCGGTCTCGCCATCGCGAACGGGACGGTGCGCATGAAGGTCGAAGCGTGGATCGGCCGCCCGATCTTCATCGATCCTCCGCATCTCGACCATTGGAACGGGAGCAAAACGCTCCCCGTCGTCGACCGTTCGCTTGAAGTCTCGGGGGCGAAGGTCGGCGACCGCGGCTACGCTGTCGCCGGCGAGAGCGGTCTGCAGAAGCATCTCGCCGAGTTTAGGGTGGTCGATGGCGACGTCGTCCCCGCGGGGACGAAATACGTCTACGCGCGATTGTCGTGGTCCGGCGCCTCGCCCGCAAGCGCGAAACCTCTCGCGCTCTCGTATGCCGAGGACAATGCGAACACGTCGGGCGCGCCGAAGCCCTTCGCCTCGGGCGACGACTGGCGCGCGTACCGCATCGAGGTCATTCCGCGAATGACGGATTCCCCCTATACCAACCAGTCCACGTGGGCCTTCCGCGTCGCGATCGACCTTCCCGCCGGAGCCTTCGAAGGCGTCGTGAAGCTCCAGGCTTGGGCGACCCGGGTCGAGAGCGACGAGCCGCCCGAGGGCGTGCTGCCGAAGGCCGAGGCGCGCCGCCTTCGCGCGGGCTGACAGGTACCAGACGGGTCCGCAGTGACGTTCCGCAAGGATTCACGTCCTTGCGGGCTTACCAGGCGACACCGCGAGGGTCTCAGCGGCCCGAGGTCGATCATCCTGGACGAACCCCAACTCCTGTCCGCGCTCAAGGAAAATGGTCTCACCGGCTACGCGTCGAAAGCGTACGTCACGCTCCTGCGCCTCAAACGCTCGAAGGTCATGCCGCTCGCCCGCATCAGCGGCATCCCCCGCAACAAGCTCTACCACGTGCTCGTCGACCTCGAAGCCGTCGGCCTCGTCGAGCGCCTTTCGGACGATCCGCTCGAGTACGCGGCGAAGCCTCTTCGACCGTACCTCGAGGCGCGCATCGTCCGGGCCCAAGCGCTTCTCGGCGCGATCGAGCGGATCCCCGTCCCCGTCACGGGCGATTCGCCGGTCGCGGCGCACGGCAACTGAGCGCGTCTCGTCGAAGCGACCCGCGAGGTTGGCGCCCCGGCCGCGACGCGGCCGGTCCGTCGGCGATGCCGGCGGCGCGGTTCTCACGCATCACCGGGCGGGCCGTCAAGGCTCGCCCGCTTCGGGCTCCTGCTCGCCCATCGTCATCGCTGGCGACGCAGGGCGTTTGACGATGCGGACGCGAACGATGCGTCGGTTCACGACCTTCTCGACCGTCATGGTGAACCCTTCGCCCTCGATCGCTTCGCCTTCCTTCGCGAGGCGGCCGAGCTTGATGGAGACGTAGCCCGCGACGGTCTCGTACGGCTCGTCCTCCGGAATCGAGAGGCCGAGCTTCTCGTTCACGTCGGCCACGTGCGTCCGCCCTTCCACGACGGCCGTCGACTCGTCGAGCACGCTGATCGGCTCGCGCCGGAGATCCGTCTCGTCGAAGATGTCGCCGACAATCTCCTCGAGGACGTCCTCGAGGGTCACGAGACCGGCCGTGCCGCCGAACTCGTCGATGACGATCGCCATGTGGACGCGGCGCTCGCGCAGCTCGGAGAGCAGGTCGTCGAGCTTCTTCGTCTCGGGGACGAAGTACGCTTCCTTCATGAGATCGCGCACGTGGAGCTTGCTTCCCTTGCCTTCGAGGAGGGCGAGGAGAATCTCCTTCACGATGACGATGCCGACGACGTTGTCGACGCTGCCCTGGTAGACGGGCAATCGGGAATAGCCGGAATCGAGCACGAACATCCGCACGTGGTCGAGCGTGGCGTCGCCGGGAACGGCGACCATGTCGGGGCGCGGGACCATGACCTCGCGCGCCGTGATGTCGCCGAACTCGATCACGGAGTGGATCATTTCCTCCTCTTCCTCCTCGAGGATGCCCTCCTCCGTTCCGAGCGTGATGAGCGTCTTGAGCTCCTCCTCCGACCGGAAACGCGATTCGCCCTCGTCCGGGTCCGTGCCCGTCGCGCGGAACGCGGCCCTCGAGACGCGCTCGAAGAGCCACACGGGCGCCGCGAGAAGGTCGACGAGGACGCGCATGGCCGGGGCGGCAAGGAGGCTCAGGCGCTCGGCGTACCGCACGGCGAAGGCCTTCGGAAGGACTTCGCCCGCGGCGACGAAGACGACGCCGGCCACGATGATGACGAGGATCTCACCCCAGGTTCCGACCGCGCCGAAGGCGGCCACGGTGGCGACCGCCGTCGCGGCGATCACGAGGAGCGTCTTCGCGGCGATGACCGCGAGCACGAAGCGGCTCGGCTTCTCGAGAAGCTTCTCGACCGCGCCGATGCGCGGGTGCTCCTCCTCGACGAGTTGGCGTCGGCGGATCTTCGAGAAACCGATGAGGGCTCCCTCGCTCGCGGCGAGGATGGCGTGGAGAAGCACGAGGGCCGCGAAGATCGCGGCGTCCGGGAGCAGCCCGCCGACGTTGACGGCGTCCAGCTGGGCGATTGCAAGGGGGGGTGTCGGCATGGAGGCCTTGGAGATCGCAAGAACGGCATTCCGGGAAAGCCTTTGCCTTCGGGGACCCCCGGGGGAGTCGCGCCGCCGCTCCCCTGGAGCCCTGCGGCCCGGGTCGTCGGATCAGGCGAGGAGGCGGGCAAGGGTATGGGCGAGGCCCGAGGCCGATGGGCCCACCATGTAGGTTATCGGCTCGATGCCGAAGTCGCCCCGGTGGTAGAGGACGTCCGGAACGGGCCGGCCCCCCAGGAGGTCCGCGAGCCGCGCGGGGGCCCGATCCACCGTCGCGGGGATCTCCCTCGTCGTGAGGCCTGCGCCGCGCGCCGCCTCGAGGAACGCGTCGGTCGTCGCGAGGTTCACGCACGCCCGCCGGGCCGGGTCCGCGCGGCGGATCGCAAGCAATATCTCGGAGACGTGCTTCGAGGCCCCGAACTCGGGCGGCGCCGCGGAGCGCACGCGCCCGCGCATCTCGAAGAGGCCGCCCGGCACCGCGGCCACGTCGGCCGCGTCTCGGGCCCGCGCGAGGGTCATGGCGACGTTGGAGCCCACGTGCGGGATCGCGGCCGCGAACCCCGGCGCCGCCTCGAGGGTCCGGACGGCCTCGCGCACGTCGGCGAGAACGGATTGCTCCTCGAGGAGATGGCCCCCCGGGGGACGCACGCAGAGATCGCACCCGAGGCCCTTGAGCGCCGGCATGGCCTCCTCGTGCAGCGCGCAGATGGGGCCCCGGTTCTCGAAGGCGCGGACGACGTCCGCGAAGACCGCGAGGGCCTCGATCGGCGCAAGGCGGCTCTCCGCGAAGCCGGCCGCGACCCGTTCGACCGCGTCCTTCAGGCGCGGGTCTCCCGCGAACGTGGGCTCGATCGCCACGCGGGCAAGGAGGTATTTGCTCACGGCCGTCTGCGAAACGCCGAGGTGCTGGGCGATCTCGGTCTGGTTCATCCCGCGCGCCTCGAGCGCGCGGGCGAGGAGCGCGCGGACGGTGGGGACGAAGTGGGACGCGACGATCTCCTCGGGGAAGCGCATTGAACACCCGGTTCAGCACCGGGTTGGGGAATAAGGGTTCCGGAGGCTTCGGCGGGCCCCGAGCGGGGCGGCGCGCGTCCGGAAGCCTGGCGCACGCGGGCCCGCGCCGGGCCGACGACCGCTCCGCTCGCGCCTCAGACGCCGACGCGGCGCTCCTCCTTCATCGTGTTCAGGACGAGCTGCGTCGTTGTGCGCTCGACGTGCGGCATCGAGAGCAGATCCTTGATGAAATCGTTGAGGTCCTCGCGATCGCGGAAACGCGCGATGATGACGGAGTCCCACTCGCCCGTCACGTCGTACACGGCGAAGACGCGGGGATTCTTGCCGATTTTCTGCTGGACCTCGATGAGCTTGCCGTGCGCGATCTTGACGCCGACGATGACGTGGAGGTCGAAACCGAGCCGCGTCGCGTCCACGAGCGGCACGTAGCCGCGGATGATGCCTTCGTCCTCGAGCCGCTTCACGCGGTTCGAGACGGTGGAGAGCGCGAGGCTCAGCTCCCGCGCGATGTCGCGGAAGCTTTTGCGCGCGTTCTCGTTCAACGCCTTCAGGATGCGTCGGTCGACGTCGTCGGGAACGTAACTCTTGCGCGCGCTTTCGGGCACATCCGTGCAATTGCGCACGCGAAGAAAGCGCTTTCGGTCAATCGACCGGAAACATTGAGAAAAAGAAGATATACGATCACCACCCCTCAGGCGTCGTTGCTCCCGCACGGTCGCCGCTAGCCGGTTGGCTTAACCACCGGTGGCGCCTGGGGGCGACGGGAACGTGGGACCATGGCTTCCAATACGACGACTCCGACCCCCGCCGAGGTCCTGAAGGCTGCGAAGGCCGCGAACGTGAAGTTCGTGCGTCTGGTCTTCAGCGACATCAACGGCACGCCCAAGAACGTCGAGCTGCCCGTCGAGCGCCTCGAAGAGGTCCTCGAGCACGGCGTCCAGTTCGACGCCTCGTCGATCGCCGGCTTCGCCGAGATCCACGAGTCGGACATGATCCTCAAGCCGGACCCCGCGACGTGGAACGTCCTCCCCTGGACGAGCGTCGACGGCCGGGCCGCGCGCCTCATCTGCGACGTGTACCTCCCGGACGGCCGCCGCTACGAGGGCGACCCCCGCTACGTCCTGCAGCGCGCGATGAAGAAGGCCGCCGAGGCGGGCTACTCGTTCTACACGGGCCCCGAGTGCGAGTTCTTCCTGTTCAAGCGCGGCCCCGACGGCACGCCCGACGTCACGCCCCACGACGCGGGCGGCTACTTCGACGTCGGCGTGAGCGACTACGGCGAGGACGTCCGCAAGGAGACGGTGCTCTACCTCGAGCAGATGGGCTTCAACATCGAAGCCGCGCACCACGAGGTCGCGCCCGGTCAGCACGAGATCGACTTCAACTACGGCGACGGTCTCGTCTCCGCCGACCGCATCCTCACCCTCAAGTGGGTCACGAAGGTTGTCGCGCAGCGCCACGGCCTCCACGCGAGCTTCATGGCGAAGCCGATCTTCGGCGTGAATGGCTCGGGCATGCACGTCCACCAGTCGCTCTGGAAGGACGGCAAGAACGCGTTCTACGACGAGAACGGCCGCTTCGGCCTCTCGGGCACCGCGTACAACTACCTCGGCGGCCTCCTCACGTACGTCCCCGAGATCACCGCGGTCCTCAACTCCACGGTCAACTCGTACAAGCGCCTGGTTCCCGGTTACGAGGCCCCCTGCTACATCGCGTGGGCCAACAAGAACCGCAGCGCGCTCATCCGCGTCCCCGCCGCCCGCGGCAAGGGCACGCGCCTCGAGCTCCGCTGCCCCGACCCCGCCGGCAACCCGTACCTCCAGACGGCCGTCATGCTCGCGGCCGGCATGGAGGGCGTGAAGAACAAGCTCACGCCCCCCGACCCCGTCGAGCAGGACATCTACCACATGACGCCGGCCGAGAGGAAGAAGAACGGCGTCGGGTCGCTCCCCGGCAGCCTCCGCGAGGCGCTCGACAAGTTCGAGAACTCGAAGATCGTGCGCGACGTCCTCGGCGAGCACATCTTCGACCAGTTCGTCCACGTGAAGAACAAGGAGTGGGACGAGTTCCGCCTCCGCGTCCACCCGTGGGAGCTCGCGAAGTACCTGCCGAAGACCTAGAACAGTTGAGTTCGGGGCCTTCAGCGGTGCACTCCGTGACATGAGTTTCACACCGAGGGCCGCGCTGCGGCGCGGCCCTCGGCTCATGTCACTTCGTGCCAGAGGAGGGGCGCTTCGCGCGCCCCTCCTCTGGACTCCTCCCCCAGCGCCAGGGGCTGCCGCCCCTGGACCCCTCCCAAACCCGCGGTGCTCTCGAACGCGCGCCTCGGGTTGACGGCCCCCCCGGATCTCGGCGTTTGGGTTCATCACCCGCGCGGCCCCCGACTCGCGGGTCTGCTTTTCCTTTTCTCGACATCACCGCGGCGGCCGCTTCGCTCGCAGGGTGCGAGATGAACGTATGATTCCCCGCCGCGTTCGCTCTATGACGCGCCGCTCGCGATGAGGGCGAGGACGGCGGCAAGACCGATCGCGAGGCCGATCCACGACGCGCGCGCAGCGCGGTGCGCGGCTTCCGAGCGCTCGTCCGGCTTCGCGGCGCGAAGCACGCGCTGGGCCGCGGGCCGCGCGTCGACGAACGCGAGCCACAAGGCGCCGGCCGCGAGGGCGGCGCCCGCGAACGTCGCGATCGTCGCGGCGGGACCCGCGAGCATCGGCGTTCCGAGGGCGCCGAGCAGGATGGCGGCGAAGCTGAAGACGAGCGTTCCGACGGGGCCCGCGACGGTCCAGTACGGGCCGCGCTTCGCAAGCCAACCGAGCATCGGGCCCGGGTCCGGATCTCCGGCGAGGCGGCCGTAGAGGAGGCCCGCGCCGGCCCAGAGGCCGAGGAACATGATGGCGACGCCGCGCGTGAGGCCCGCGAAGCGCTCCGGCGCCGGGTCGCGCGCGAGGTCCCACGCGACGACCGCGAGGGCCGAAAGGGAGAACGCGAGCACGACACGCGCCTCGTTGCGCCGCTCCTTCGCGTAGAGGAAGAACGACACGAAGAGGGCGAGGTGGAAGATCACGAGGGCCGCGACCAGGATTCCGCTCGCCATGGACGGCCTCGGAACGGCGCTTCCCCTTATTTACGCCTTCATGCGCGCCGGGCCGCGGAAAGCGCCTCCGCGGTCGCCGCGAGGAGCCTTTCCGCGAGGGCGGCGTCGCCGCCGACGTCCAGCTGCGTCTCGCCCGTCTCGATCTCGAAGACGTGCGCCCACGCGGTCGCGGGCGACCCGAAAAGGAGCGGCCGCGAGCGGATCGCGACGCGCCCCTCCTGGGGCCGCTCCTCCACGATCTCGACCCGCTTCAGCCCGGCGGCCGCGGTCACGAGGGCCGCGAGCACGGCGTCGTGGCCTTCGGCGAAGGCGCGCGACGCGACGCGGGACCCCGCCGTCGTCGGGACGAGGAGGACGAGCGGGAGCGCGCGCATGGGCCGGGCCAAAGCCGCTTCCCTCCATCAAGCCTTCGGGTCCTGCCGCCCGCTCGCCGCCACCGTCCTCGAGGGTGGGCCGGCCCCGCCCATCCCGCAAACCCTTTGTGCGAGGCCGTCCGCTCCGGGGGGCGTTGCGCGCCGAAGCCGTGTTCTTCGACATCGACAACACGCTCTACGATTTCGAGGGGTCCGTCCGCAAGACCCTCGGCCGCCTCGCGCGCGAGTTTCCCGGCGCGCTCTCCCGCTACGCAATCCCCGACCTCGAGGTGCGCTACTGGAACGCGAACGCGTCCATCCCGCAGGAGGTCCGCCTCGGCCTCATCCGGGCCGACCTCATCGCGTACCGCCGCGCGACATGGCTGCGGTTCTTCGAGCAGGAGCGGCTGCCGCGCGACGAGACGCTCGCGGGCAAGCTCGCCGTCGCGTGGGGTCGCGAACGCCACGCGGAGATCCGTTCCTCGATGTTCCCCGGCGCGCGCGCCACGATCGAAGCCCTTCAGCGCCGCTTCGTCGTCGGGATCATCTCGAACGGTCCCTCCCCCATCCAACGCGACAAGCTGCTCGCGATGGAGCTCGCGTCCGCGTTCGAGGACGACCTCGTGCTCATTTCCGGCGAGTTCGGCGCCGACAAGCCCGACCCGAGCATCTTCGAAGCGGCCGCGAAGCGCGCCGCGGTCGATCCGCGCGCGTGCGTGATGGTGGGCGACAGCCTCGAGAACGACATGCCCGCCAAGCGGATCGGCTACACAACCGTCCACTTCACGGGCGCGACGCTTGCGGGCCCTGCCGCCGCGGCCGCGCACCAGGTCTGGAACCCGCGACCGGGTCCGTCGCCCTCGAACCTTTCGGGCGGCGAGACCTGGAAACCCGATCATGTCGCGGCGGACTACGGGACTCTCGCGAAGCTCCTTCGCTAAGCGTGCCTGAGGCGTCCTGCTGTCAAAGTTCCGATCCAGAACCCTTTCGCATACGATCGGTGGTCGCGGCGCGAGGCCGCAGATGGTCCGCCGGTTCTTCTTCGTCGCTCTCGCGCTCGTGGTCCCGACCGTGGTCCTCGCCGCGCCGGTCGAGGAGTGCGCGCCGCCCGAAGGCTCCGTGAGCGCGCCCTCGGGAACGTGGACGCGCGCCCGGTTCGTCGTCGACGACGGGTCGCTCGTCGACGACATGCTCGTCTTCGATACGCCGGCGCCGGGCCTCGGATCCGAGCGGGCCATCACCGCGGTGTTCCTCTGGAAGGAGGGCGCGTATCCTCCGCGCCTCCACCTCGGCGCGGCCGTGACCGGGGGCGAGCTCGACGTCCAATCCGGGCCCACGTCGTCGGCTTCCGCGCTCAATGC includes:
- a CDS encoding DUF2269 family protein, encoding PSPPVDPTTAAYLVLKSIHVIAASLFLGYWVFAAYWKVSTDRARDLRVIAATSDRLLRADRAFVLPTALVLFVTGYVIVRPLGYYGGAIAEAPFALYGLFILFGIVALWYFAVKPVGVKLADIADGAVASDAREPTPEYIASSATWLLLVALIVLATLVSAILMVWRPGS
- a CDS encoding TRM11 family methyltransferase: MRLVLELSGEHPELARAEALAILDVLGGGTEAERDALAILVDVADDLDAKAIADRAGLLHAVSAHWYTAAATPRAILPPLAQVNLEGARFAVRGTRMLGLHPELPLEDTARSAGAVLAETGVVDLGSPDVEVRIVLGEHAHVGALVKRVDRKPFDARAVRHRPFFSPVSLHPRHVRALVNLARVKPGDLVYDPFSGTGGMLLEAALVGARIVASDVDARMVEGTRITLAHFGLAADATYVAADVGRMREVAPRVDAIVTDPPFGRAASLQREPIEDLYERFFAGAADVLAPGGRVAATYPSEALARVGERHLDLELLHPWRVHKSLTRWFAVHRKA
- a CDS encoding MBL fold metallo-hydrolase, translated to MRLTVLGNADRYLAPQAEGSAYLVEAAGRRVLLDCGHGTLARVPEPETLDAVVISHFHYDHVIDLAPLMKCLRAGTTLVVPPGGREALDRYARAFEFRGAFDAPGPVFEAAAGAELALEAGSLLLKFAATEHGVPSFATRVEGDRRSLVYASDTARCAALGRLARDADVLLAHTLLPSVESGSDHARRHLTARSAADLARDARSGALLLSHRFHEVPRAAYLEAAPSALLAETGRTYEI
- a CDS encoding helix-turn-helix domain-containing protein encodes the protein MTFRKDSRPCGLTRRHREGLSGPRSIILDEPQLLSALKENGLTGYASKAYVTLLRLKRSKVMPLARISGIPRNKLYHVLVDLEAVGLVERLSDDPLEYAAKPLRPYLEARIVRAQALLGAIERIPVPVTGDSPVAAHGN
- a CDS encoding hemolysin family protein, which codes for MPTPPLAIAQLDAVNVGGLLPDAAIFAALVLLHAILAASEGALIGFSKIRRRQLVEEEHPRIGAVEKLLEKPSRFVLAVIAAKTLLVIAATAVATVAAFGAVGTWGEILVIIVAGVVFVAAGEVLPKAFAVRYAERLSLLAAPAMRVLVDLLAAPVWLFERVSRAAFRATGTDPDEGESRFRSEEELKTLITLGTEEGILEEEEEEMIHSVIEFGDITAREVMVPRPDMVAVPGDATLDHVRMFVLDSGYSRLPVYQGSVDNVVGIVIVKEILLALLEGKGSKLHVRDLMKEAYFVPETKKLDDLLSELRERRVHMAIVIDEFGGTAGLVTLEDVLEEIVGDIFDETDLRREPISVLDESTAVVEGRTHVADVNEKLGLSIPEDEPYETVAGYVSIKLGRLAKEGEAIEGEGFTMTVEKVVNRRIVRVRIVKRPASPAMTMGEQEPEAGEP
- a CDS encoding thiamine-phosphate synthase family protein; translated protein: MRFPEEIVASHFVPTVRALLARALEARGMNQTEIAQHLGVSQTAVSKYLLARVAIEPTFAGDPRLKDAVERVAAGFAESRLAPIEALAVFADVVRAFENRGPICALHEEAMPALKGLGCDLCVRPPGGHLLEEQSVLADVREAVRTLEAAPGFAAAIPHVGSNVAMTLARARDAADVAAVPGGLFEMRGRVRSAAPPEFGASKHVSEILLAIRRADPARRACVNLATTDAFLEAARGAGLTTREIPATVDRAPARLADLLGGRPVPDVLYHRGDFGIEPITYMVGPSASGLAHTLARLLA
- a CDS encoding Lrp/AsnC family transcriptional regulator, coding for MPESARKSYVPDDVDRRILKALNENARKSFRDIARELSLALSTVSNRVKRLEDEGIIRGYVPLVDATRLGFDLHVIVGVKIAHGKLIEVQQKIGKNPRVFAVYDVTGEWDSVIIARFRDREDLNDFIKDLLSMPHVERTTTQLVLNTMKEERRVGV
- the glnA gene encoding type I glutamate--ammonia ligase; amino-acid sequence: MASNTTTPTPAEVLKAAKAANVKFVRLVFSDINGTPKNVELPVERLEEVLEHGVQFDASSIAGFAEIHESDMILKPDPATWNVLPWTSVDGRAARLICDVYLPDGRRYEGDPRYVLQRAMKKAAEAGYSFYTGPECEFFLFKRGPDGTPDVTPHDAGGYFDVGVSDYGEDVRKETVLYLEQMGFNIEAAHHEVAPGQHEIDFNYGDGLVSADRILTLKWVTKVVAQRHGLHASFMAKPIFGVNGSGMHVHQSLWKDGKNAFYDENGRFGLSGTAYNYLGGLLTYVPEITAVLNSTVNSYKRLVPGYEAPCYIAWANKNRSALIRVPAARGKGTRLELRCPDPAGNPYLQTAVMLAAGMEGVKNKLTPPDPVEQDIYHMTPAERKKNGVGSLPGSLREALDKFENSKIVRDVLGEHIFDQFVHVKNKEWDEFRLRVHPWELAKYLPKT
- a CDS encoding HAD family hydrolase — its product is MRAEAVFFDIDNTLYDFEGSVRKTLGRLAREFPGALSRYAIPDLEVRYWNANASIPQEVRLGLIRADLIAYRRATWLRFFEQERLPRDETLAGKLAVAWGRERHAEIRSSMFPGARATIEALQRRFVVGIISNGPSPIQRDKLLAMELASAFEDDLVLISGEFGADKPDPSIFEAAAKRAAVDPRACVMVGDSLENDMPAKRIGYTTVHFTGATLAGPAAAAAHQVWNPRPGPSPSNLSGGETWKPDHVAADYGTLAKLLR